One Malus sylvestris chromosome 14, drMalSylv7.2, whole genome shotgun sequence DNA segment encodes these proteins:
- the LOC126599249 gene encoding remorin 4.1-like, with amino-acid sequence MNDQRAGTRQGVQDHHDDHGEDEQNIRDIHALTPPRLPPPANGGGRRREAWETSSQTSLSMASAELGTASSENFTTMSREFSALVVAGSAIGTNNSTTNDSDYNTMINQGNNNLGRIGEEDNNMHEQELESNHLAIVPDNYNHLDPITYSPRNSQANNHIGSSSSTVRTRDHQEGGGGGDQMVSVDRVKKEEVETKISAWQNNKIAKLNNRFKREDAIINGWESEQVQKASLWMKKVERKLEEKRARALEKMQNDIAKAHRKAEERKASAEAKRGTKVARVLEIANLMRAVGRAPAKKSFF; translated from the exons ATGAATGATCAAAGGGCTGGCACCAGGCAAGGAGTACAAGATCATCATGATGATCATGGTGAAGATGAGCAGAACATCAGGGACATCCATGCCTTGACACCGCCTCGCCTGCCGCCTCCCGCCAATGGCGGCGGCCGCAGAAGAGAAGCTTGGGAAACCAGTAGCCAAACATCTTTGTCCATGGCCAGTGCTGAATTAGGAACAGCTTCAAGTGAGAACTTCACCACCATGAGTAGAGAGTTCAGTGCTTTAGTAGTTGCTGGGTCGGCAATCGGGACAAATAATAGCACCACAAATGATAGTGACTATAATACTATGATTAATCAAGGGAACAATAATTTGGGTAGGATCGGAGAGGAGGACAATAATATGCATGAGCAGGAGCTGGAGAGCAACCATTTGGCTATAGTCCCGGATAATTACAACCATTTGGACCCAATTACCTACTCTCCAAGGAATAGTCAGGCTAATAACCATATTGGGTCTTCATCAAGCACGGTTAGGACTCGGGATCACCAAgaaggcggcggcggcggcgatCAGATGGTTTCGGTGGATcgggtgaagaaggaagaggttgAAACAAAGATATCGGCTTGGCAAAACAACAAGATTGCCAAGCTTAATAACAGGTTTAAGAGGGAGGATGCTATTATTAATGGGTGGGAAAGTGAGCAGGTTCAGAAAGCTTCTTTAtggatgaagaaagttgag AGGAAGTTGGAGGAGAAAAGAGCAAGAGCCCTAGAGAAGATGCAAAACGACATAGCCAAAGCACATAGGAAAGCAGAGGAGAGGAAGGCATCGGCAGAGGCTAAAAGGGGAACGAAGGTGGCTAGGGTTCTTGAAATTGCCAATCTAATGAGAGCTGTCGGAAGAGCACCTGCCAAAAAGTCCTTCTTTTAG
- the LOC126599244 gene encoding calcium-dependent protein kinase 32-like, translating to MGNCCVTPQTGSPLKDKKNRKNPFAINYVAGHGNGGSKLSVLKDPTGVEIEQRYELGRELGRGEFGITYLCTDKDSGETFACKSISKKKLKTAVDIEDVRREVEIMKHLPKHPNIVTLKDTYEDDHAVHLVMELCEGGELFDRIVSRGHYTERAAAAVTKTIVEVVQMCHKHGVMHRDLKPENFLFGNKKETAPLKAIDFGLSVFFKPGEVFSEIVGSPYYMAPEVLKRNYGPEVDVWSAGVILYILLCGVPPFWAETEQGVAQAIIRSVVDFKRDPWPMVSDNAKDLVKKMLNPDPKRRLTAQEVLDHPWLQNAKKAPNVSLGETVRSRLKQFSIMNKLKKSALKVIAEFLSMEEVAGIQEGFKLMDINNKGKINIDELRVGLHKLGHQIPDGDLHIMMEAGDVDNDGYLDYGEFVAISVHLRRMGNDEEHLRKAFEFFDQNQSGYIEIEELRNALRNEVDDNIEDVINAIIFDVDTDKDGRISYEEFAAMMKAGTDWRKASRQYSRDRFNSLSLKLIRDGSLEGKSEST from the exons ATGGGTAATTGCTGTGTGACCCCCCAGACGGGTTCGCCGTTGAAGGACAAGAAGAACAGGAAGAATCCATTTGCGATTAACTACGTTGCCGGCCATGGAAATGGTGGCTCCAAGCTCTCTGTGCTGAAAGACCCAACTGGCGTTGAAATCGAGCAGAGATACGAACTGGGTAGGGAGCTCGGCCGCGGAGAGTTCGGAATTACCTACCTTTGCACCGATAAGGACTCCGGCGAGACGTTTGCATGTAAATCGATTTCGAAGAAGAAGCTGAAGACAGCTGTGGATATAGAGGATGTGAGGAGAGAAGTTGAGATCATGAAGCATTTGCCTAAGCATCCCAACATAGTGACCTTGAAAGACACCTATGAGGATGACCATGCTGTCCATCTTGTTATGGAGCTCTGTGAGGGTGGTGAGCTCTTCGATCGAATCGTGTCCAGAGGCCACTACACAGAGCGTGCGGCTGCCGCTGTCACGAAGACGATTGTTGAAGTTGTTCAG ATGTGCCACAAGCACGGTGTGATGCATCGGGATCTCAAACCCGAGAACTTTTTATTTGGAAACAAGAAGGAAACAGCACCTTTAAAGGCAATTGATTTTGGGTTGTCCGTGTTCTTTAAACCTG GTGAAGTATTTAGTGAAATTGTTGGAAGTCCCTATTACATGGCTCCTGAGGTGCTTAAACGCAACTATGGTCCTGAAGTTGATGTGTGGAGTGCTGGAGTTATACTATATATCTTACTTTGTGGTGTTCCACCATTTTGGGCAG AAACTGAACAAGGAGTTGCACAAGCAATTATCCGGTCTGTTGTAGATTTTAAGAGGGACCCCTGGCCTATGGTTTCTGATAATGCGAAAGACCTTGTGAAGAAGATGCTTAATCCTGATCCAAAGCGGAGGCTTACAGCTCAAGAAGTTCTAG ATCATCCTTGGTTGCAAAATGCAAAGAAAGCTCCAAATGTTTCTTTAGGTGAAACTGTTCGGTCAAGGCTCAAGCAATTCTCTATCATGAACAAGCTCAAGAAAAGTGCGCTCAAG GTTATAGCTGAGTTTTTGTCGATGGAAGAAGTTGCTGGCATACAGGAAGGATTTAAGCTCATGGATATTAACAACAAGGGCAAGATTAACATTGACGAGCTAAGAGTTGGTTTGCATAAACTTGGCCATCAGATTCCTGATGGGGATCTTCATATTATGATGGAAGCT GGTGATGTAGATAACGATGGATATCTGGACTATGGAGAATTTGTAGCCATCTCCGTTCACCTAAGAAGGATGGGCAATGATGAGGAGCACCTTCGCAAAGCATTTGAATTCTTCGACCAAAACCAGAGTGGGTatattgaaattgaagagttgcgAAATGCCTTGAGAAATGAAGTTGATGACAACATTGAAGATGTAATCAATGCCATTATTTTTGACGTAGATACAGACAAG GATGGACGAATAAGTTATGAGGAGTTTGCCGCAATGATGAAGGCCGGGACAGATTGGAGGAAAGCATCAAGGCAGTATTCGCGAGACCGGTTCAATAGTCTCAGTTTGAAATTGATAAGGGATGGATCGTTGGAAGGTAAATCGGAGAGTACGTAA
- the LOC126599242 gene encoding pentatricopeptide repeat-containing protein At2g33680-like isoform X1 → MLRLRSHRSRSHRCRLEGTTFLKQREYTFLFNDWPQLLQLSIGSKNLILGQAIHAFLLKCGCQNVTFQGNNLVNLYSKFKRLDDAHHLFDEMPLRNTITWTSLIKGYSDIGDFESVFHIAHDMFHSNEKFNEHTCSVILEACSSLEDRRSVEQVHGSAVKSGLQKNVFAATSLVSMYSRSGFLGGAQKVFNDMDYKDVQCLNYMILEYGKAGYGEKAIGVFIDVLSSGLEPFDYTFTNLISACDGDVGADECLQLHGLAVKYSIMGETSVGNAVITMYGKHRMVEEAGAMFYLLGERNLISWTPLLSMYVKNGRDDMALDAFLKILDRGICVDSNCLCTVLDACSECRNLELGCQIHAFCIKLDFVSWINVGTALIDMYARCGSLQSARQVFDCLSGKNTASFNAVLVGFMEPHKDVEEDSMVLFSQLRSSGINPDFITYSQFLSVAAEEACLERGKSLHACIIKAGFEAKSTVANAVITMYAKCGSIEEAYQMFNDMNSCDSVSWNPIISAHALHGEGNKVLSLFKSMKEVGFAPDEITLLATLQACSYAGLWETGLRLFNEMEPKYGTKSGIEHFVCTVDLLGRSGNFSEAIDFINKSPFPDSPLLWRTLVNVNLNYGMLASKRLLDLQPEEAGSYILVSNMYARGGVFDEAAKVRTLMNDLKMNKEAGCSWIEVGNRFHYFVASDMDHPKSTEIYAELDLLKVLIKKNCDDRCDLHLI, encoded by the exons ATGCTCCGTCTCCGAAGCCACCGAAGCCGCAGCCACCGCTGCAG GTTGGAAGGCACAACCTTCCTCAAACAACGAGAATACACATTTCTCTTCAATGATTGGCCTCAGCTCCTCCAACTCTCAATTGggtccaaaaatctcattctggGTCAGGCAATTCATGCATTTTTACTCAAATGTGGCTGCCAGAATGTCACATTTCAGGGCAACAATCTTGTCAACTTGTACTCGAAATTCAAAAGACTGGATGATGCACATCACCTTTTCGATGAAATGCCTCTTAGAAACACAATCACTTGGACTTCTCTCATAAAGGGATACTCTGACATTGGTGACTTTGAATCTGTCTTCCACATTGCACATGATATGTTTCACAGCAACGAGAAGTTTAACGAGCATACATGCTCGGTGATTTTGGAGGCATGTAGTTCACTTGAAGACCGGAGAAGTGTGGAACAGGTTCATGGTTCTGCTGTAAAAAGTGGGCTTCAGAAGAATGTTTTTGCGGCCACTTCTTTGGTTTCTATGTACTCTAGAAGTGGCTTCTTGGGTGGCGCACAGAAAGTGTTCAATGACATGGATTACAAAGATGTTCAGTGTTTAAATTATATGATCTTGGAATATGGGAAGGCAGGCTATGGAGAGAAAGCAATTGGGGTCTTTATAGATGTTCTGAGTTCTGGCTTGGAGCCATTTGATTATACCTTTACAAATTTGATTAGCGCTTGCGATGGAGATGTGGGTGCGGATGAATGCTTGCAATTACATGGACTTGCTGTCAAATATAGTATTATGGGTGAAACTTCTGTTGGAAATGCAGTAATAACCATGTATGGAAAGCACCGGATGGTTGAAGAAGCTGGGGCAATGTTTTATTTATTGGGTGAGAGAAATTTAATTTCTTGGACCCCGCTTCTGTCAATGTATGTTAAAAATGGCCGTGATGATATGGCTCTCGATGCTTTCTTAAAAATACTCGATCGAGGTATATGTGTTGATTCTAACTGTTTATGTACTGTGCTTGATGCCTGTTCAGAGTGCAGAAATCTGGAATTGGGATGTCAGATCCATGCATTTTGCATAAAGCTTGATTTTGTCTCTTGGATCAATGTTGGCACTGCATTGATTGACATGTACGCTAGATGTGGGAGCCTTCAATCTGCAAGACAGGTTTTTGATTGCCTTTCAGGTAAAAACACCGCTTCATTTAATGCAGTACTTGTTGGATTTATGGAACCACATAAAGATGTTGAAGAGGATTCCATGGTCTTATTTAGTCAGTTAAGATCTTCTGGTATAAATCCAGATTTTATAACGTATTCACAGTTCCTTAGTGTAGCAGCTGAAGAAGCTTGCTTAGAAAGGGGGAAGAgtctccatgcttgcattaTTAAAGCTGGATTTGAAGCCAAATCCACTGTAGCTAATGCTGTAATTACCATGTATGCCAAATGTGGTAGCATTGAAGAAGCTTATCAAATGTTCAATGATATGAATAGTTGTGATTCCGTATCCTGGAACCCCATAATTTCGGCGCATGCCCTTCATGGAGAAGGCAACAAAGTACTTTCACTTTTTAAATCCATGAAGGAAGTAGGATTTGCCCCAGATGAGATCACGTTATTGGCTACTCTTCAAGCTTGCAGTTACGCTGGACTATGGGAAACTGGGTTACGCTTATTCAACGAAATGGAGCCAAAGTATGGAACTAAGTCAGGAATTGAGCACTTTGTATGCACGGTGGATCTTCTGGGTCGGTCTGGGAATTTTTCAGAAGCCATCGATTTCATCAACAAAAGTCCATTTCCAGATTCACCTTTGCTTTGGAGAACTTTAGTCAATGTGAATTTGAATTATGGCATGTTAGCCTCAAAACGTTTGCTTGACTTGCAACCTGAAGAGGCTGGGTCTTACATACTTGTTTCAAATATGTATGCTCgaggaggagtgtttgatgaggCTGCAAAGGTTCGAACCCTTATGAATGACTTGAAAATGAATAAAGAAGCAGGATGCAGTTGGATTGAAGTTGGTAAtagatttcattattttgttgCAAGTGATATGGACCATCCAAAAAGTACTGAAATTTATGCAGAACTCGATCTATTAaaggttttaataaaaaaaaactgtgatgATAGATGTGATCTCCATCTGATTTGA
- the LOC126599242 gene encoding pentatricopeptide repeat-containing protein At2g33680-like isoform X2: MRLEGTTFLKQREYTFLFNDWPQLLQLSIGSKNLILGQAIHAFLLKCGCQNVTFQGNNLVNLYSKFKRLDDAHHLFDEMPLRNTITWTSLIKGYSDIGDFESVFHIAHDMFHSNEKFNEHTCSVILEACSSLEDRRSVEQVHGSAVKSGLQKNVFAATSLVSMYSRSGFLGGAQKVFNDMDYKDVQCLNYMILEYGKAGYGEKAIGVFIDVLSSGLEPFDYTFTNLISACDGDVGADECLQLHGLAVKYSIMGETSVGNAVITMYGKHRMVEEAGAMFYLLGERNLISWTPLLSMYVKNGRDDMALDAFLKILDRGICVDSNCLCTVLDACSECRNLELGCQIHAFCIKLDFVSWINVGTALIDMYARCGSLQSARQVFDCLSGKNTASFNAVLVGFMEPHKDVEEDSMVLFSQLRSSGINPDFITYSQFLSVAAEEACLERGKSLHACIIKAGFEAKSTVANAVITMYAKCGSIEEAYQMFNDMNSCDSVSWNPIISAHALHGEGNKVLSLFKSMKEVGFAPDEITLLATLQACSYAGLWETGLRLFNEMEPKYGTKSGIEHFVCTVDLLGRSGNFSEAIDFINKSPFPDSPLLWRTLVNVNLNYGMLASKRLLDLQPEEAGSYILVSNMYARGGVFDEAAKVRTLMNDLKMNKEAGCSWIEVGNRFHYFVASDMDHPKSTEIYAELDLLKVLIKKNCDDRCDLHLI, from the exons ATGAG GTTGGAAGGCACAACCTTCCTCAAACAACGAGAATACACATTTCTCTTCAATGATTGGCCTCAGCTCCTCCAACTCTCAATTGggtccaaaaatctcattctggGTCAGGCAATTCATGCATTTTTACTCAAATGTGGCTGCCAGAATGTCACATTTCAGGGCAACAATCTTGTCAACTTGTACTCGAAATTCAAAAGACTGGATGATGCACATCACCTTTTCGATGAAATGCCTCTTAGAAACACAATCACTTGGACTTCTCTCATAAAGGGATACTCTGACATTGGTGACTTTGAATCTGTCTTCCACATTGCACATGATATGTTTCACAGCAACGAGAAGTTTAACGAGCATACATGCTCGGTGATTTTGGAGGCATGTAGTTCACTTGAAGACCGGAGAAGTGTGGAACAGGTTCATGGTTCTGCTGTAAAAAGTGGGCTTCAGAAGAATGTTTTTGCGGCCACTTCTTTGGTTTCTATGTACTCTAGAAGTGGCTTCTTGGGTGGCGCACAGAAAGTGTTCAATGACATGGATTACAAAGATGTTCAGTGTTTAAATTATATGATCTTGGAATATGGGAAGGCAGGCTATGGAGAGAAAGCAATTGGGGTCTTTATAGATGTTCTGAGTTCTGGCTTGGAGCCATTTGATTATACCTTTACAAATTTGATTAGCGCTTGCGATGGAGATGTGGGTGCGGATGAATGCTTGCAATTACATGGACTTGCTGTCAAATATAGTATTATGGGTGAAACTTCTGTTGGAAATGCAGTAATAACCATGTATGGAAAGCACCGGATGGTTGAAGAAGCTGGGGCAATGTTTTATTTATTGGGTGAGAGAAATTTAATTTCTTGGACCCCGCTTCTGTCAATGTATGTTAAAAATGGCCGTGATGATATGGCTCTCGATGCTTTCTTAAAAATACTCGATCGAGGTATATGTGTTGATTCTAACTGTTTATGTACTGTGCTTGATGCCTGTTCAGAGTGCAGAAATCTGGAATTGGGATGTCAGATCCATGCATTTTGCATAAAGCTTGATTTTGTCTCTTGGATCAATGTTGGCACTGCATTGATTGACATGTACGCTAGATGTGGGAGCCTTCAATCTGCAAGACAGGTTTTTGATTGCCTTTCAGGTAAAAACACCGCTTCATTTAATGCAGTACTTGTTGGATTTATGGAACCACATAAAGATGTTGAAGAGGATTCCATGGTCTTATTTAGTCAGTTAAGATCTTCTGGTATAAATCCAGATTTTATAACGTATTCACAGTTCCTTAGTGTAGCAGCTGAAGAAGCTTGCTTAGAAAGGGGGAAGAgtctccatgcttgcattaTTAAAGCTGGATTTGAAGCCAAATCCACTGTAGCTAATGCTGTAATTACCATGTATGCCAAATGTGGTAGCATTGAAGAAGCTTATCAAATGTTCAATGATATGAATAGTTGTGATTCCGTATCCTGGAACCCCATAATTTCGGCGCATGCCCTTCATGGAGAAGGCAACAAAGTACTTTCACTTTTTAAATCCATGAAGGAAGTAGGATTTGCCCCAGATGAGATCACGTTATTGGCTACTCTTCAAGCTTGCAGTTACGCTGGACTATGGGAAACTGGGTTACGCTTATTCAACGAAATGGAGCCAAAGTATGGAACTAAGTCAGGAATTGAGCACTTTGTATGCACGGTGGATCTTCTGGGTCGGTCTGGGAATTTTTCAGAAGCCATCGATTTCATCAACAAAAGTCCATTTCCAGATTCACCTTTGCTTTGGAGAACTTTAGTCAATGTGAATTTGAATTATGGCATGTTAGCCTCAAAACGTTTGCTTGACTTGCAACCTGAAGAGGCTGGGTCTTACATACTTGTTTCAAATATGTATGCTCgaggaggagtgtttgatgaggCTGCAAAGGTTCGAACCCTTATGAATGACTTGAAAATGAATAAAGAAGCAGGATGCAGTTGGATTGAAGTTGGTAAtagatttcattattttgttgCAAGTGATATGGACCATCCAAAAAGTACTGAAATTTATGCAGAACTCGATCTATTAaaggttttaataaaaaaaaactgtgatgATAGATGTGATCTCCATCTGATTTGA